DNA sequence from the Nocardia fluminea genome:
CAGCAGGTCGCCGATGCCGGAATGCACCGCGCTGCTCGTCTCGACCTGACAACTCGTCAGTTCCAGCTGCAGATCGATCCCGGCCTTCTTCGCCGTCTCGGCGACCAGAGTGTTCTTCGGCGCCGGGGCGCCGGACTCGGGATCGGTCAGCAGGAACTCTTCCTCGACGCCGACGGTCGGAACTCGCGCGGTCACTCTTTCTCACCTCCAGCACCTGCGGAGCGGGCGCGGGTCATCGGTCCGCAGACCGATGACCCGCGCGGCGTGGCCGGTCAGTCGCGGAAAGCGTCCTTGACCTTCTCGCCCGCGTCCTTCAGGTTCGACTTGGCCTGGTCGCCGCGGCCCTCGTTCTCGAGATCGCGGTCGTCGGTGGCGCGGCCGGTGGCTTCCTTGGCCTTGCCTGCCAGCTCGTCGGCCTTGTTCTTCGCCTTGTCAGCGATACCCATGGCATTCCTTTCAGGCTGTTTCTCGGCCACTGAGTGACCGTGGGCCGTCCTGGGGACCCATCGACGGCCTACCCGGGTCTGCCGGGTACAAACAGGCGCGACCGCGCCACGGGTAATAATCGAACGCATGACCGAGCTGGACAACGCATCCACCGCAGAACGCGCCCTTGTCGACCGCGTGATCGGGGTCGGCGACTCGTTGACGGTCGGCCGGTTCTGCTTCCGCTTCGCCACCGGGCAGTGGGAATGGTCCGACGAAGTCGCGCGGATGCACGGTTACCTGCCGGGTACCGTGCCGACGACCGAGATGCTGCTCGCGCACAAGCATCCCGACGATCGAGATCGCGTCGCGGCCATGATCACCTCGGTCGAGGACAGCGGCGCGTTCTCCAGCCACCACCGCATCATCGATACGCACGGCCGGGTACGCGATGTGCTCGTCGTGTCGGAGCCGCTCACCGAGGCGGACGGAACGGTGATCGGCACCGAGGGCTACTACATCGACCTGTCCGACACCGCGGCCGGATACCGGCGTGAGGCACTCGACAGCACCCTGCCGGGGCTGCTGGAGGCGCGCGTGGTGATCGAACAGGCCAAGGGCGCGTTGATGCTCGCCTACGGCGTCAGCGCCGACCAGGCGTTCCGGGTACTCCAGTGGCGTTCACAGGAGACCAACGTGAAGCTGCGCGCCATCGCCGAACGCGTGGTGTCCGCCCTGCCGACCGTGGCCGGTGACGAGGTGCGGTTGCGCACGCGGCTCGACCACGTCCTGCTGACCGCGCACGAAGGCGCCCAGATCGACGATCCCGCCGGTTAGTGGTGGTCGGCGACCACGCGGATGGTGTCCAGCCGTGGATCGCTCGCATCGGGCACGTTCATGCCCGATGCGACACCGGTGCGCAGATAGTCCACGACGGCCGCGTCGATGCGCTCCCCCGGCACGATCGCGGGAATGCCGGGCGGATACGGGGTGAGTTGCTCGGCGGCGATGCGGCCCACAGCCCGCTCCGCCGGTACCGCCTCGGTGGCGGCGAAGAACGCGTCGCGGGGCAACATCACCGTATCCAGTTGCAGGTCTTCGGGTTTCGGTAGCGCGATCTCGGGCGGCCGCGGGTCCTCCAGCCCGGCACGCCACAGCGCCAGCCCGTCCACGAGCGCGTCGGCGCTCAGTTCGTCGTCGGCCGTCGACAGGGTCGCGAGCACTCGGCGGTGATCGCTGAGACCCATGTCGAGCCGGCGGTGGGTGCGCAGCCAGTCAGCGGCCTCGTAGCCGCTCGCGCCGGTGCCCGAGACGTCGATCAGTACCTGCAGCAGATCCAGATCGTGAGACGCCTCGACGCCGAGGAGTTCGTCGTGCATGACCTCGAGCCCGGAGATCTCGTCGAGCGTGGCGCGGGTCTTGCGGGACAGCGTCAGGGCGCGATCGAGCAGATCGTGGCCGAATTCGACCATCTGCCTTCGCCACCCGTCCAGCGCGGCGTAGATCAGCACATTGGGACTCGTCGTCATCAGCAGGTCGGCGCAGCGGCTGAGCCGCTTCGGGTCGACCAGGTCGCCTTGCAGATGGAACACCGAGCCCTGCTCGAAACCCATCCCCATCTTGTGCACGCTCACCACGCAGACATCGGCGCCGACATCCATGGCCCAGGTGGGCAGGTCGTCGTGGAAGGGCAGATGCGCACCCCAGGCCTCGTCGACGATCAGCGGCTTGCCGCGCGCATGACAGACCTCGGCGATGCCGCGGATATCGGCGCAGGTGCCGTAGGGGCTGGGGCTGACGATCAGAGCTCCCGCGGCGTCCGGGTGTTCGCGCCACGCCTGCTCCACCTGCGCCGGCGACGGCGGATGGGAGAAGTGCCGTTCGGCGTCCCAGCGAGGAGTGATCCAGTGTGGGCGCACACCGGAGAAGATCAGGCCGGCCACGATCGACTTGTGCGAGTCCCTGGCCACCAGCAGGCCGCCGTCGTCGCCTCCCGCGACGGCCAGCATCGCCGCCTTCACCGACAGGGAACTGCCGCAGGTGGAGAAGAAGGCGTAATCGGCGCCCACGGCGTCGGCCATGAGCGCCTCGGCCTCGCTCAGCAGCCCGCCGCGCGCGAGCCGGTCGTCCAGGCCCGGCGAGGCCAGGATGTCGGAGGAGAACGCGTCGTGACCGAGTGCGGCGAGGACCCGGGCATCGATCCCGCGGCCCTGGCGATGCGCCGGCGGCGTGAATCCGTAGCGGGCCAGCCCCCGGTAGTCGGCTACCGCGGCGACGAGCGGGGCGGTGCTGTGGTCCATAGGACAGCCCTTCCTGGTTCGCTACAGCTGTGGCGCGAGTCCGTCACGCGGGGACACCGACGACGCGGTCCGGCTGATCGCGCCCGGCTCGAGCGGGTCGCTGGGACCTCGAAAGGTCGGCGGCGGCGGCACGGTGTCCGGACCGGGCGGGGCAGGCGGCACAGGCGACGGGTCGCCGGGGCCGGGCGGAGCCGGCGGGGCGGGCACCGGATCGGGACCGGGCGGGCTCGGCGGCACAGGCACCGGATCAGGACCGGGCGGGCTGGGCGGGCGCGGTATCGGATCGGGACCGGGCGGACTCGGCGGGCTGGGTACCGGGTCGCCGGGGTTCGGCAGGAACGGGTCCGGCGGGGGTCCTGGCGGGGTGGGTTCCGGGGGTATGGGGCCCGGGGTCGACTCGGCGCGCTCGATCGCGAACATCATCGCTCCTGTCATCGGTATTGCGGCGGGCACACAACGTTGGGCACCCGCGAAGGCCACGACGCAGGTCGAGCGCACCGCGATGACGTCATTGGCATCGTGATGGTGAACTCGACCTGCCCCGAGGTGACTCCGGTGTCGACACCGTCGAACGCGAGCGTGGCTGAGCCGGTCCTTCGGCGCCCGTTCCTCATTCGGCTGATCGCCACACCGAGGGAATGCCCGCCCACTCGCACTCGAAACGACGGCACACACGGACTGTCGGTGCCGCTCAGGCGTCGGCTTCGATACGCGCCCACGCGCGATGCTCGGACAGGTCGGTGAGCAACGTGCCGGTCACCGTCGTCGCGTCGGCGACCGTCACGCCCGGAGCATCCGCGTCGATGCCGGCTCGCTCCAGCACCGATGCGCCCGTGCCCACCGCACCGATCGCCTTGCCGTGCCGCCACATCTCCTCGACGAGCAGGTCGACCCGTGGGTCGGCCGGGCCCGCCAGCAGCAGCACACCGTCGAATTCGACCGATCGCATCGTGGCGAAGCTGCGCGCCACCGGCACACCATCGATCGTGCCGCCGTGCGCCGCGACGACCATCGGCCGGACTCTGGCCTCTTCCAGCGCGGTCGAGACCTCCCGCACCGCATCGCCCGAGGTGGTGTCGTCGATCAGCAGGGCCACCGTCCGCCCGTCCACCGGGAAACTGCCGTGCCGCTGCGACAACGCGGGGCTCGGCGCGAGATCGACGTTGTCGCTGTTCGGGGCGGGCTTGTCGAGTCCGAGTTGCCCGGCGACGTAGTCGGCCAGGCCGTCGTCGACATTGACCAGCATCTGCAGTCCTCGCCGCTGGATCGCCTCGGACTGGCACTTGCCCAGCTCGAAGGAGAACGCGTCGGCCAGATGTTGCTGTTCGCCGGTGGTCAGGCTGCGGTAGAACATGCGCGGCTGCGAGTAATGGTCGGCGAACGAGACCGATCCCACACTGTTGGCGGAGGTCCGCAGTTTCGCGGTCGGCGGCGGAATGGGTGTCGGCGACTCGACATAGGCCTCACCGGCGAAACTCGCCGCGTAGGGACACCCTCCGCCGAGCGAATTGGGTTTGTAGGCAGCGACTCCCGGATGCACGGCACTCTGGTGCATACCGTCACGGAAGAGGTCGTTGACGTCGGCGTGCGGTGTATTGATCGGCAACTGGGTGAAATTGGGGCCGCCGAGGCGACTGATCTGCGTGTCGAGATAGGAGAACAACCGGCCCTGCAGCAGCGGATCATCGGTGACCTCGATACCCGGAACCAGATGCGTCGGACAGAAGGCGACCTGCTCGGTCTCGGCGAAGAAGTTCTCCGGATTCGCGGTGAGACGCAGGGTGCCGATCGTCTGCACCGGCGCGAGTTCCTCGGGCACGATCTTCGTCGGGTCGAGCAGATCGATGCCCTCGAAAAGATGCTCAGGGGTATCGGGAAACACCTGCACACCGAAGTCCCATTCCGGTGCGAAGCCCGCCTCGATCGCGTCGGCCAGATCCCGGCGATGGAAATCCGGGTCGAACCCGGCCGTCATCTGGGTTTCCTCCCACAGCATGGAATGCACACCCAAGCGCGGCTTCCAGTGGAATTTCACCAGACTCGTGGTGCCGTCCTCGGCCACCAGTCGATACGTGTGGACACCGAATCCCTCCATCATCCGATACGAACGCGGCAACCCGCGGTCGGACATGTTCCAGAAGGTGTGCGCGGTCGCCTCGGTGTGCAGCGTGACGAAATCCCAGAAGGTGTCGTGCGCGGACTGCGCTTGCGGGATCTCCCGATCGGGCTCGGGCTTTCCGGCGTGGATCACATCGGGGAATTTGATCGCTTCCTGGATGAAGAACACCGGAATGTTGTTGCCGACCAGGTCGTAGACCCCTTCACCGGTGTAGAACTTCACCGCGAAACCACGGGTGTCGCGCACCGTGTCGGCCGAGCCGCGGGAGCCGAGCACCGTGGAGAACCGGACGAACACCGGGGTGCGCGCGTCCGCGGCCAGGAACTTGGCGCGCGTCAGCGACGCGGCCGCGCCGTTGGCGACGAAAACGCCGTGGGCGGCGGTGCCGCGAGCGTGCACGGCCCGCTCGGGGATCCGTTCGTGGTCGAAGTGGGTGATCTTCTCGCGCAGGTGGAAGTCCTGCAGCAACGTCGGGCCGCGCGGGCCCGCCTTGAGCGCGTGATCGGTGTCGGCCACGCCGGCACCCTGCGGGGTGGTCAGTCGAGGGCCCTGCTGGGCGCGCACGCTCGCATCACCGGGAATCGGCGCACCGGTGGGGCCGCGCAGCGCGGGACCCTGCTGGTCGGGTGCCGGGCCTGCCTGCTCACACGGGGTGGCGGCGTCCTCGTCGGGCGGAGTCGGCGGGTGGGTGAACTCGGACGGAATATCGTGGTCGGTCATGTATTTCGTCGTCCCTTCGTCGCGCTGAGGAGATCAGAGGATGGGTCTGCCGCCGGTCACTGCGAGCCTGGCGCCGGAGATGTAGCTGCCGTCGTCGGCCGCCAGCAGAACATATGCCGACGCGAGTTCGGCGGGCTGTCCCGCACGTCCCAGCGGTGTGTTGTCGCCGAATTCCGCCACCTTCTCCGGCGGCATGGTGGAGGGGATCAGCGGGGTCCAGATCGGGCCGGGTGCCACGCTGTTCACCCGAATACCCTTCTCGCCCAGCAGCTGCGCCAAACTGGCCGAGAGGTTCGAGATCGCCGCCTTCGTCGCGGCATAGGGTGCCAGAGTCGGATTCGGCATATCGGAATTGACCGAGGAACTACCGATGATCGAGGACCCGGGCCGCATGTGTGGCACGGCCGCCTGGACCAGATGGAAATAGGCGCCGACATTCAGAGCGAAGGTATAGGCGAATTCCTCGTCGGTGATCTCGGACAGATCGGTGTGGGTCATCTGATAAGCCGCGTTGCTCACCAGTACGTCCACGGTGCCGAACTCCTCCACCGCCCGCCCGATCACCGCACGGCAGTGCGCCGGATCGGACAGATCGCCCGGTACCAGCACGGCGCGCCGTCCGGCCCGCTCCACCCACTCGGCGACTTCCAGCGCGTCGGACTCCTCGTCCAGGTAGGAAATCAGTACATCGGCACCTTCCCGGGCGAAAGCGATCGCGACCGCGCGGCCGATCCCGCTGTCGCCGCCGGTGATCACCGCGGCTTTACCCTCCAGCTTCGCCGATCCGCGATAGCTGTGTTCCCCGCAATCAGGGACCGGTGTCATCTGCGACTGCACACCGGGAACTTTCTGCTGTTGT
Encoded proteins:
- a CDS encoding aminotransferase class I/II-fold pyridoxal phosphate-dependent enzyme, producing the protein MDHSTAPLVAAVADYRGLARYGFTPPAHRQGRGIDARVLAALGHDAFSSDILASPGLDDRLARGGLLSEAEALMADAVGADYAFFSTCGSSLSVKAAMLAVAGGDDGGLLVARDSHKSIVAGLIFSGVRPHWITPRWDAERHFSHPPSPAQVEQAWREHPDAAGALIVSPSPYGTCADIRGIAEVCHARGKPLIVDEAWGAHLPFHDDLPTWAMDVGADVCVVSVHKMGMGFEQGSVFHLQGDLVDPKRLSRCADLLMTTSPNVLIYAALDGWRRQMVEFGHDLLDRALTLSRKTRATLDEISGLEVMHDELLGVEASHDLDLLQVLIDVSGTGASGYEAADWLRTHRRLDMGLSDHRRVLATLSTADDELSADALVDGLALWRAGLEDPRPPEIALPKPEDLQLDTVMLPRDAFFAATEAVPAERAVGRIAAEQLTPYPPGIPAIVPGERIDAAVVDYLRTGVASGMNVPDASDPRLDTIRVVADHH
- a CDS encoding CsbD family protein; its protein translation is MGIADKAKNKADELAGKAKEATGRATDDRDLENEGRGDQAKSNLKDAGEKVKDAFRD
- a CDS encoding catalase gives rise to the protein MTDHDIPSEFTHPPTPPDEDAATPCEQAGPAPDQQGPALRGPTGAPIPGDASVRAQQGPRLTTPQGAGVADTDHALKAGPRGPTLLQDFHLREKITHFDHERIPERAVHARGTAAHGVFVANGAAASLTRAKFLAADARTPVFVRFSTVLGSRGSADTVRDTRGFAVKFYTGEGVYDLVGNNIPVFFIQEAIKFPDVIHAGKPEPDREIPQAQSAHDTFWDFVTLHTEATAHTFWNMSDRGLPRSYRMMEGFGVHTYRLVAEDGTTSLVKFHWKPRLGVHSMLWEETQMTAGFDPDFHRRDLADAIEAGFAPEWDFGVQVFPDTPEHLFEGIDLLDPTKIVPEELAPVQTIGTLRLTANPENFFAETEQVAFCPTHLVPGIEVTDDPLLQGRLFSYLDTQISRLGGPNFTQLPINTPHADVNDLFRDGMHQSAVHPGVAAYKPNSLGGGCPYAASFAGEAYVESPTPIPPPTAKLRTSANSVGSVSFADHYSQPRMFYRSLTTGEQQHLADAFSFELGKCQSEAIQRRGLQMLVNVDDGLADYVAGQLGLDKPAPNSDNVDLAPSPALSQRHGSFPVDGRTVALLIDDTTSGDAVREVSTALEEARVRPMVVAAHGGTIDGVPVARSFATMRSVEFDGVLLLAGPADPRVDLLVEEMWRHGKAIGAVGTGASVLERAGIDADAPGVTVADATTVTGTLLTDLSEHRAWARIEADA
- a CDS encoding PAS and ANTAR domain-containing protein, with the protein product MTELDNASTAERALVDRVIGVGDSLTVGRFCFRFATGQWEWSDEVARMHGYLPGTVPTTEMLLAHKHPDDRDRVAAMITSVEDSGAFSSHHRIIDTHGRVRDVLVVSEPLTEADGTVIGTEGYYIDLSDTAAGYRREALDSTLPGLLEARVVIEQAKGALMLAYGVSADQAFRVLQWRSQETNVKLRAIAERVVSALPTVAGDEVRLRTRLDHVLLTAHEGAQIDDPAG
- a CDS encoding glucose 1-dehydrogenase, with protein sequence MGFPEQQQKVPGVQSQMTPVPDCGEHSYRGSAKLEGKAAVITGGDSGIGRAVAIAFAREGADVLISYLDEESDALEVAEWVERAGRRAVLVPGDLSDPAHCRAVIGRAVEEFGTVDVLVSNAAYQMTHTDLSEITDEEFAYTFALNVGAYFHLVQAAVPHMRPGSSIIGSSSVNSDMPNPTLAPYAATKAAISNLSASLAQLLGEKGIRVNSVAPGPIWTPLIPSTMPPEKVAEFGDNTPLGRAGQPAELASAYVLLAADDGSYISGARLAVTGGRPIL